The proteins below come from a single Tissierella sp. MB52-C2 genomic window:
- a CDS encoding HD-GYP domain-containing protein, with amino-acid sequence MRKIPIEYAREGDTLGKTLYNNMGGMLLKEGSSLNEYIIDKLKAYGYLSIYIKDKYTEEDIEDIIKPEVVNRIYNLQGSLNNIIRNSNNGEKINSKNVRKNVKDLNEIIQEVVYDIVSSKTVLENLASISVYDDYTLTHSLNMMMLSTVIAKDIGFNMNEIKALATGCVFHDIGKTFLPIEIINKPGKFTDEEFRLVQSHTEKGYKFLTNHTDLSAVSRSISLCHHEREDGLGYPRKLKGDEIHIFNKIASISDVFDALTSDRPYRRAVPLPDAMEYLLASGGNHFNIDLIKVFSQSINIFPKDTFVQLSDNREGIIYEINSEFHTRPKVKIYGENGKKVAPYIINLMEYNNIVIEKVIHIFSFDENN; translated from the coding sequence GTGAGAAAAATTCCAATAGAATATGCCAGAGAGGGAGATACCCTGGGTAAGACTTTGTACAATAACATGGGTGGTATGTTATTAAAGGAAGGATCTAGTCTTAATGAGTATATTATAGATAAGTTAAAAGCATATGGTTATTTAAGTATATATATTAAGGATAAATATACAGAAGAGGATATTGAAGATATTATAAAGCCTGAGGTTGTAAATAGGATATATAATCTACAGGGAAGTTTAAATAATATAATAAGAAATTCCAATAATGGAGAGAAAATAAATAGTAAAAATGTAAGGAAAAATGTAAAGGATCTTAATGAAATAATACAAGAGGTTGTTTATGATATTGTGTCCAGCAAAACTGTATTGGAAAATTTGGCAAGTATTTCTGTCTATGATGATTATACATTGACTCATAGTCTAAATATGATGATGTTATCTACAGTTATTGCTAAGGATATAGGATTTAATATGAATGAGATAAAAGCATTAGCAACAGGATGTGTATTTCATGATATAGGAAAAACATTTCTACCTATAGAGATAATTAACAAACCGGGAAAGTTTACTGATGAGGAGTTTAGGTTAGTACAATCCCATACAGAAAAGGGATATAAATTCTTGACTAATCATACAGATTTATCTGCTGTTTCAAGAAGTATTTCCTTATGTCATCATGAAAGGGAAGATGGGTTAGGGTATCCCAGAAAGTTAAAAGGTGACGAAATTCATATATTTAATAAAATAGCTTCTATATCCGATGTTTTTGATGCATTGACTTCAGATAGACCCTATAGAAGAGCTGTACCTTTACCTGATGCTATGGAGTATCTATTAGCATCAGGTGGAAATCACTTTAATATAGATTTAATTAAGGTGTTTTCCCAATCCATTAATATTTTTCCTAAAGATACCTTTGTACAATTAAGCGATAATAGAGAAGGTATTATATATGAAATAAACTCTGAATTTCATACAAGACCTAAGGTAAAGATCTATGGAGAAAATGGTAAAAAAGTAGCTCCTTATATAATAAATTTAATGGAGTATAATAATATAGTCATAGAAAAAGTCATACATATTTTTTCTTTTGATGAAAATAATTAA
- the tyrS gene encoding tyrosine--tRNA ligase: MLKPKEQMPIILKGVHTLINEEELLEKLKKSYNQKKPLTIKLGLDPSAPDIHLGHAVVLRKIKQMQDLGHHVVIVIGDFTGKIGDPTGKSKGRTTLSDEEVKENAKTYCEQIFKILDVEKTEVRFNSEWLSKLTFEDVIKLAATTTVARILERDDFHNRYQNQVPIGIHEFFYPLMQAYDSIELNSDIELGGTDQTFNILMGRNLQKSFEQEQQIAMFMPILEGLDGVEKMSKSLKNYIGINEPAEIMFKKVMEIPDGLIIKYFELATDEHPDKIDNIKSELNSGANPRDVKYHLAKIIVSLYRSPEEVERAIVYYDTAFSKKDIPEDIPELLVKGDKETIGDIILEIVKINLVKSKSEFIRLINQGGVQLNGEKLTSDDINKPIKSNDVIRIGKKRFLRFK; encoded by the coding sequence ATGTTGAAGCCAAAAGAACAAATGCCAATTATTTTAAAGGGAGTCCATACTTTAATAAATGAAGAAGAGTTACTAGAAAAACTTAAAAAATCCTATAATCAGAAAAAACCATTAACTATTAAGCTGGGGCTGGACCCTTCTGCACCAGATATACATTTAGGCCATGCAGTCGTATTGCGTAAAATTAAACAAATGCAGGATTTAGGACATCATGTAGTAATTGTAATTGGAGATTTTACTGGAAAAATAGGTGATCCAACTGGGAAATCAAAGGGTAGAACTACTTTGAGTGATGAGGAAGTAAAGGAAAATGCTAAAACCTATTGTGAACAGATATTCAAAATACTTGATGTAGAAAAAACTGAAGTAAGGTTTAATAGTGAATGGCTTTCTAAACTTACTTTTGAAGATGTTATCAAACTTGCTGCTACTACAACAGTAGCTAGGATTCTTGAACGAGATGATTTCCATAATAGGTATCAGAATCAAGTTCCAATAGGAATTCATGAGTTTTTTTATCCATTAATGCAGGCATACGATTCCATTGAATTAAATTCAGATATTGAACTTGGAGGAACAGATCAAACCTTTAATATTCTTATGGGCAGAAATCTTCAAAAGTCATTTGAACAGGAACAGCAGATTGCTATGTTTATGCCTATTCTTGAAGGCTTAGACGGTGTGGAAAAAATGAGTAAAAGTCTTAAAAACTATATTGGTATAAATGAACCTGCTGAGATAATGTTTAAAAAGGTTATGGAAATTCCTGATGGGCTTATTATTAAATATTTTGAACTAGCAACTGACGAGCATCCTGATAAAATAGATAATATCAAATCAGAACTAAATAGTGGTGCAAATCCTCGAGATGTTAAATACCATTTGGCTAAAATTATAGTGTCACTTTACCGTAGTCCAGAAGAAGTAGAAAGGGCTATTGTATATTATGATACAGCATTTAGCAAAAAGGATATTCCAGAGGATATTCCAGAGCTATTAGTTAAAGGAGATAAAGAGACCATTGGAGATATTATTTTAGAAATAGTAAAAATAAATCTTGTAAAAAGTAAAAGTGAATTTATCCGATTAATAAATCAAGGAGGAGTTCAGTTAAATGGTGAAAAACTAACATCAGATGATATAAATAAGCCTATTAAATCAAATGATGTTATAAGGATAGGAAAAAAACGGTTTTTAAGATTTAAATAA